A DNA window from Phragmites australis chromosome 11, lpPhrAust1.1, whole genome shotgun sequence contains the following coding sequences:
- the LOC133885266 gene encoding metal tolerance protein 5-like has protein sequence MAVAGARGGGEGEELLLRSVEDRGGAGDEGGSLCVGERPWRLNFDGFRRPEAHQEKPARGLQDCLGMLAQGPGDDVAEYYQQQLEMLECFNEMDTLTDRGFLPGMSKEERERIARSETLAIRLSNIANMVLFAAKVYASIRSGSLAIIASTLDSLLDLLSGFILWFTAFSMQTPNPYKYPIGKRHMQPLGILVFASVMATLGLQIILEATRSLVSDGDGFHLTKEQEKWVVDIMLSVTLVKLLLVIYCRSFTNEIVKAYAQDHFFDVITNVIGLVAALLANYFKGWVDPVGAIILAIYTIRTWSMTVLENVHSLVGQSAPPEYLQKLTYLCWNHHKAVRHIDTVRAYTFDSHYFVEVDIVLPCSMPLREAHDIGEALQQKLERLPEIERAFVHLDYEFTHQPEHARSHDT, from the exons ATGGCGGTGGCTGGAGCGAGAGGCGGCGGGGAGGGCGAGGAGCTGCTCCTCCGCTCCGTGGAGGATAGGGGCGGGGCTGGGGACGAAGGGGGCAGCTTGTGCGTGGGGGAGCGGCCGTGGCGCCTCAACTTCGACGGGTTCCGCCGCCCGGAGGCGCATCAAGAGAAGCCCGCGCGCGGCCTCCAGGACTGCCTCGGCATGCTAG CGCAAGGCCCTGGAGATGATGTTGCAGAATACTACCAACAGCAACTGGAAATGCTGGAATGTTTTAATGAAATGGATACACTGACAGACCGTGGTTTCCTTCCTGGAATGTCCAAG GAAGAGCGTGAAAGGATTGCACGAAGCGAGACATTAGCCATCCGATTATCTAACATTGCAAACATGGTTCTTTTTGCTGCAAAAGTTTATGCCTCGATTAGGAGCGGTTCCCTAGCTATTATTGCTTCCACGTTGGATTCTCTACTTGACTTGTTATCTGGGTTCATCTTGTGGTTTACTGCCTTTTCTATGCAAACACCAAACCCATACAAATACCCAATTGGTAAAAGGCACATGCAACCTTTG GGTATACTAGTTTTTGCTTCTGTAATGGCAACGCTTGGCCTTCAAATTATCCTAGAAGCCACACGCTCATTGGTATCAGAC GGAGATGGATTCCACTTGACAAAAGAGCAGGAAAAATGGGTTGTGGATATTATGCTTTCAGTGACATTGGTGAAGCTTCTCCTGGTTATATATTGCCGCTCATTTACCAATGAAATTGTGAAGGCCTATGCACAGGATCACTTTTTTGACGTCATCACCAATGTTATTGGGCTTGTGGCTGCACTTCTTGCTAATTATTTCAAAGGCTGGGTCGACCCAGTTGGTGCTATTATT CTAGCGATCTACACAATCAGGACTTGGTCGATGACAGTGCTAGAAAATGTCCACTCCCTGGTCGGCCAATCTGCTCCACCAGAGTATCTTCAGAAGCTTACCTACCTCTGTTGGAACCATCACAAGGCTGTGAGGCACATTGACACGGTGCGGGCATACACATTTGATTCCCACTACTTCGTCGAGGTGGACATTGTTCTTCCATGCAGCATGCCCTTGCGAGAGGCCCATGATATCGGCGAGGCCCTGCAACAGAAGCTGGAGCGCCTGCCCGAAATCGAGCGGGCCTTCGTCCACCTCGACTATGAGTTCACCCACCAGCCTGAGCATGCTCGATCCCATGATACATAG
- the LOC133885267 gene encoding uncharacterized protein LOC133885267: MSGSSPSASYIRMVHHLIEKCICFNLNKEECMESLEKHANINPVITSTVWKELEKENKEFFETYNKDREERSIEAETMQRIQKMLAEAAASKSSDDDEG, translated from the exons ATGAGTGGCTCCTCACCGTCAGCATCTTACATCAGAATG GTTCACCATCTGATAGAGAAGTGCATCTGCTTCAACCTGAACAAGGAAGAGTGCATGGAATCCCTGGAGAAGCATGCCAACATCAACCCTGTCATCACCTCCACTG TGTGGAAGGAGCTGGAGAAGGAGAACAAGGAATTCTTCGAGACCTACAACAAGGACCGCGAGGAGCGGAGCATCGAGGCCGAGACGATGCAGCGGATCCAGAAGATGCTCGCGGAGGCGGCTGCCTCCAAGAgctccgacgacgacgagggcTAG